GCTCGCCCCGGCGCCGAGGAGGAGGGGGCTGCCGGCGGGCGCGTCCTCCGCCCGCATCAGCAGGGCGAAGCCCGCCGCCTCGCCGATCGAGATGCCGTCCCGGTCCTCCGCGCAGGGGCGGCAGGCGGCCTTGCTCAGCAGTTCCAGCGCGTTGAAGCCGTGCAGCGTCATCCGGCAGAGCGTGTCCACGCCGCCGGCCACCGCCGCGTCGCAGATGCCGGCCGCGATCAGCGCGCCGGCCTCCACGAAGCTGCGCGCGCCGGAGGTGCAGGCGGTGGAGATGGAGACGGCCGGGCCGCGCAGGCCCAGCCGGGCGCGGACGTAGCGGGGCAGGGCGTGCAGGTCGTGGGTGTGGGCGAAGTCGAAGCCCTCGGGCAGCGTGCCGTCCTCGGCGCGGCGGGCGTAGGCGGCCTCGGTCTCCGCGATGCCGGCGGTGCTGGTGCCCAGCACCACGGCCACGCGGTGCGCCCCGAAGCGAGCGGCGGCCTCCCGCACGGCCGCGTCGAAGCCGTCCTGGCACAGGGCCAGCTCCGCCAAGCGGTTGTTGCGGCAGTCGTAGCGCGCCAGCTCCGCCGGCAGCGCCACCTCCTCCAGCCCGGGCACGCGCCCGATCCAGATGCCCGGCGGCATGCCCGGCAGGTCGCAGGGCGCGAGGCCCCCGCGCCGCGCGTGCAGGGCCGCGCGCGTCGCCTCCACCCCCACGCCCATGGCGCTGGTGGCGGTCAGGGCGGGCATTGCGAGGGGCGGAACCATTCGTTGCATCTAACCGCTGGATCGCATCCCGCAAGCCCGCCGGCTCAGGCCCCGACGAGGCGGCGCAGGTCCGCCTGCGGCCGGGCGCCGAAGTGGGAGATCACCTCGGCCGCCGCCACGCCCCCCCAGCGGCCGCACTCGGCCAGGGGCAGGCCGCGGGCATGGGCGGCCAGGAAGCCGGCGGCGTAGGCATCGCCGGCGCCGGTGGAATCGATCAGCGTGGTGGGCACGGCCGGCACCTCGACCACCCCGTGCTTCGGGCTGATGATGCGGCTGCCCTTCTCGCTGCGGGTCAGCGCAACGAGCTTTCCCGTGGCCGCGAAGGCCCGGGTCGCCGCCTCCGCGTCCACCACCCCGAAGAGGGACAGCGCCTCGTCCTCGTTGGCGAAGACGATGTCCGCGTCCCGCGCGATGAAGTCGAGGAAGGCCTGCCGGTGGCGGCCGACGCAGAAGCTGTCGGAGAGGGTGATTGCCACCTGCCGCCCCGCCCCGTGCGCGATCGCGGCCGCGCGGCGGAAGGCGGCCTGGGCCGCCGGCGGGTCGTAGAGGTAGCCCTCCAGGTAGGTCACGGCGGCGGATTCCACCGCCCCCTGGTCCACATCCTCCTCCCCGAAGGCCACGCAGGCGCCGAGATAGGTGTTCATCGTCCGCTGCCCGTCGGGGGTGACGAGGATGAGGCAGCGCGCCGTCGGGGCGCCGCCCTTCAGCGGCTTCGTCGGGAAGTGGATGCCGAGCTTCTTCAGGTCCTCGGCGAAGGCCGCGCCCGGCGCGTCGTCCGCCACCTTGCCGAGGTAGCCCACCTTGGCCCCGAGGGCGGCGGCGGCGGCGCAGGTGTTGGCGGCGGAGCCTCCGCCGGTCTGCACGCCCTCTCCCACCGCCGCGTGGATGGCCGTGGCGCGGTCCGTGTCCACCAGGGCCATGCCGCCCTTGGCCATCCCCCACTCCGCCAGCGTGGCATCGGTGGCGGAGGCCACCACGTCCACGATGGCGTTGCCGATGCCCAGGATGTCCAGCGCCTGCCGGTCCGCCATGCCCTCGATCCTCTCATCGCCCCCATGGGGCCGCGCCCGAAGCGGTCGCCGATGCCGGCGGCCATACCAGCGCAGCCCTGTCATGACCATGCGGGCGAAGACCACGGCGGCGTGGCGGAAAAGCGGCGCCCGGCGCCCGGCGGCCGCGCAAAAAACCGCCCGGCCCCGAACGATCCGGGCCGCGGGGCGTTGTCCGCGCCCTCCCGCCCGTGATAGCCCATCCCCGCAGGCACGGGGCCGGGGGGTTCCCGCCAGGCCGGGAGCCGTGAGGGGTCCCGGGCTCCGGACCATCCGGGGCCGCGCCGTGCCGTGACGCCTTCGCCAGGGGGAACTGCCATGTCCGGAATTTTCCGTCGCCGCCCCGCCGACCAGGGGCCCTCCGAGGCCGAGCCCGCGACCGTGCCCGTTTCGCGCGATCCCGACCTGGCCATGCCCCCCTACCGCCCCACCCCGGGCCAAGCCTCCAAGGACCCCGCCATGAGCCTGCCGCCCAAGCCGACCGCCCCGAGCGCCCCCGCGGGTGCGCCCACCGCCCCCGGCGTGACGATGCCGCCGCGCCCGGCGGGCCGCCCGGCCGCGGCCGAGCGCCGCACCCTCGTCGTCGGCAAGGGCATCTCCCTCCAGGGCACCGTGGCGGACGCGGAGCGCCTGGTGGTGGACGGCACGGTGGAGAGCCAGATGATCCAGGCCTCCGAACTGCAGATCACCCCGTCCGGCGTCTTCAAGGGCGAGGTCCAGGTCGAGGACGCGGAGATCGCCGGCGTGTTCGACGGCACCATCACCGCCCGCGGCTCGCTCGTCATCCGCTCCACCGGCCGGGTGCTCGGCGTGGCCCGTTCCCGCCGCCTCTCCGTGGAGGAGGGCGGCCAGCTCTCCGGCCGCATGGAGATGCTGACGGACGCCCAGGCCTCCGCTCCGGCGGGGGCCCCGGCCCAGCCGGCCGGCGCCCCCGCCGCCCCGCCGCGCGCCTGACCTCCGGAGGGGCGCCTCCGCGCGCCCCTCTCCCGGCGGCCCGGCCGCCGCTTCCCGGGAAAGCCGGTCCTCCTCTCCCTCCGGCACGATCCAGGCGATGACCGCCCTGCCCGGCCTCCGCGCGCCCCTCCTTCTGCTCCTGCTCGCGGGCTGCGCCCCGCCCGGGCCGGATCGCGCCGCGAGCGAGGCACTGCAACAGGTGCTGGAGAGCCACCGCGCCAACCTGGCCGGCCTCGACACCGCTCCGCCGCCCCGGGCCGCCCCCGCCGCCCGTCGCGGCGCGCCCTCCGGCGTCGCCGCCCTGCTCGGCCAGACCCGGGAAGGGGTGGTCGCCGCCCTCGGCCAGCCCACGCGGCGCAGGCCGGAAGGGGAGGCGGAGATCTGGCTCTACCAGGGCACACACTGCGCGCTGGACGTTGTGCTCTACCGGGAATCCAGCACGCCCCGCGTCGCCTGGGCCGCCGCCCGCGCCTCCGGCACGGAGACCCGCACCGAGGCAGGGTGCCTATCGGAGCTCGCCTCGGGTTGAGGCGGGCAAGTGGCCCCAAGGGGCTCCGCCCCCTAGACCCCCGCCGGGAACCTGTGGTTCCCGGATCTCCCATCTGGCTGCCGCGGATACGATGATTGAAGGGCGGCGCGGCAGACGTCCTGTTGTGGGGTCAGCCCTGGCAGGCCTGTCCCGCGCCTCCTTCCGCGGCAGCCGATCAGAAGACGATGAGGGGTGGGGTTCCAGGGGAGGGGAGAATTTCTTCTCCCCTCCCCTGGGGCCGCCCGGACGCCTCAGCCCGCCACCCGCCCCTGCTCGACCTCCAGCCGCACCACCCCCACCACGGAGCGGAGATTGCCGGCCACCAAGTGAACCATGCCTTCCGGCAGGGTGAC
This genomic window from Pararoseomonas sp. SCSIO 73927 contains:
- a CDS encoding adenosine kinase, whose product is MADRQALDILGIGNAIVDVVASATDATLAEWGMAKGGMALVDTDRATAIHAAVGEGVQTGGGSAANTCAAAAALGAKVGYLGKVADDAPGAAFAEDLKKLGIHFPTKPLKGGAPTARCLILVTPDGQRTMNTYLGACVAFGEEDVDQGAVESAAVTYLEGYLYDPPAAQAAFRRAAAIAHGAGRQVAITLSDSFCVGRHRQAFLDFIARDADIVFANEDEALSLFGVVDAEAATRAFAATGKLVALTRSEKGSRIISPKHGVVEVPAVPTTLIDSTGAGDAYAAGFLAAHARGLPLAECGRWGGVAAAEVISHFGARPQADLRRLVGA
- a CDS encoding beta-ketoacyl-ACP synthase, with protein sequence MVPPLAMPALTATSAMGVGVEATRAALHARRGGLAPCDLPGMPPGIWIGRVPGLEEVALPAELARYDCRNNRLAELALCQDGFDAAVREAAARFGAHRVAVVLGTSTAGIAETEAAYARRAEDGTLPEGFDFAHTHDLHALPRYVRARLGLRGPAVSISTACTSGARSFVEAGALIAAGICDAAVAGGVDTLCRMTLHGFNALELLSKAACRPCAEDRDGISIGEAAGFALLMRAEDAPAGSPLLLGAGASADGHHMSSPHPEGLGAVAAMRAALEAAGGGPVDYINLHGTGTRANDAMEGVAVRTLFGNAVPCSSTKGWTGHTLGASGALEAVIAAICVADGLVPGCLGVEAGDPAFGVDVATENRAAPVRRVLSNSFGFGGSNCALVIGRA
- a CDS encoding polymer-forming cytoskeletal protein, giving the protein MSGIFRRRPADQGPSEAEPATVPVSRDPDLAMPPYRPTPGQASKDPAMSLPPKPTAPSAPAGAPTAPGVTMPPRPAGRPAAAERRTLVVGKGISLQGTVADAERLVVDGTVESQMIQASELQITPSGVFKGEVQVEDAEIAGVFDGTITARGSLVIRSTGRVLGVARSRRLSVEEGGQLSGRMEMLTDAQASAPAGAPAQPAGAPAAPPRA